A portion of the Saimiri boliviensis isolate mSaiBol1 chromosome 1, mSaiBol1.pri, whole genome shotgun sequence genome contains these proteins:
- the LOC141579878 gene encoding uncharacterized protein LOC141579878 isoform X1, which produces MCHLSAEHRLLGTSCPSVQLTLSRWLGGRGLVACFLVFIFCLVSWQRGSQLPLKNVVTDTGVSWAPTCVRGVGLPRGPLTAQLMARGKTVSDQSLSTSRRKATMEDLGENTTVLSTLRSLNNFISQRVEGGSGLDIPTSAPGSLQMQYQQSMQTLVTGSESQFIRLIEDITQTAWECEHQDCVGKLC; this is translated from the exons ATGTGCCACCTGAGTGCTGAGCACCGCCTCCTGGGCACCAGCTGTCCTTCTGTGCAGTTGACACTTAGTCGGTGGCTTGGTGGCAGAGGTCTGGTGGCATGCTTTCTTGTGTTCATTTTTTGTCTGGTAAGTTGGCAGCGCGGCTCCCAGTTGCCTCTGAAGAATGTGGTTACAGACACTGGTGTGTCATGGGCTCCAACGTGCGTTCGGGGAGTGGGGCTGCCCAGAGGGCCCCTGACTGCACAGCTGATGGCACGTGGCAAGACTGTATCCGACCAGTCTTTGTCCACCTCCAGAAGGAAAGCAACCATGGAAGACCTAGGGGAAAACACCACGGTTTTATCCACCCTGAGGTCTTTGAACAACTTCATCTCTCAGCGTGTGGAGGGAGGATCTGGACTGGATATTCCCACCTCGGCCCCAGGTTCTCTGCAGATGCAGTACCAGCAGAGCATGCAG ACTCTGGTGACAGGATCGGAAAGCCAGTTCATTCGTCTGATTGAGGACATAACCCAAACTGCCTGGGAGTGTGAGCACCAGGACTGCGTGGGAAAGCTGTGTTGA